The sequence TCCCCAATCGCCGAAAGCATTAATTTGCCCTAGGGTGGGCACTGCCCACCCACCTTATTTCAGTGACATTCCACCCCACGATAATCAAAGCGTTCTATTTAGAATCCATCGATCGCCGGGGCTTAGATTTGCCCGATCGCGACAGGTTAAACGACTGCGAAAACGCCTTCTTGCGGGCGCTGGTCACATTACCGCTCTGGTAGTCAGCTTCTAAATCTTCCAGAATAGATTGCTCTTCTAGCAGCGCCTCACTGGGTGCCATCGCGGCCATCTCCATCCGAGCATTGGCTAGGGACATACTAGCGGCAGCATAGTCGCCCCGGTCGGAGTACATGACCGCTTCGCGACGGGCGCGAGCCGCCATCAGCAGAGCTACCTGCTCTTGCACCGCTGGGTTGGCCGGGAAATCGCTGAACTGCTCGGGGCTCACCAGGGGTAGTTCCAGCCCCGCCCGCAGCACCTGCCGACCGGGCTGTTCCGCGTCATCCCAGGCGAGGCGCACCTGCATCAGTTCGCTGCTTTGGCTCAATGCGGGCACCTGCAAACGCACCACCACCTGAATGGGCGCACCCACCATCAGGTTGGGCAGTTTGTAACGCCGGGTGTCGGTTTGCTCAAAGTCATTCAGTACGTCCATGACCGTGACGCCATTGTTCGGCTTAATGCCGAGGCTGACCCGCTGGCCCAGAGTAGCGGCTAGACCCGACAGCTCGGTTTCAAAAATCGTCGGCAACTGCTCGGCAGACTCGATGTGGAAAAAGTTGCCGTCGCCGCTGCGGGCCATTGCCGCCAGCAAGTCTTCGCTGTAGTCGTCGCCAATGCCCAGGGTGGTAGTGCTGACACCGTGCTGGGCCAAACCGTGGACATCGCTGGCGATCGCATCTGGTCTAGTCTCCCCCACATTGGCCAGTCCGTCAGAGAGCACAATCACCCGGTTGAGCTGGGCGGGGTTGAGGTACTGGCTCACCTGCACCCCACCTTCGACCCAGCCCGCGTGGAGCGCAGTCGAGCCCCGCGAGTGGACATGGCGCAGCTTCTCTAGCAGGGTGTTTTTGTCGGTAGCTAGGGTGCTGGGCACTAGGGTTTCAATGCGATCGTCGAAGAGGACGATGCTGATGCGATCGCAGGGCAGCAAATTCTCCACGGCAAAGCGGGCGGCCTCGCGGGCGTAGTGCATCTTTTTCCCCTGCATAGAGCCAGAGCGATCGATCGCCAGGCTGAGGTTGAG is a genomic window of Nodosilinea sp. E11 containing:
- a CDS encoding vWA domain-containing protein, coding for MTQPKPALPTVELIPLHGAIVTQQPMTLDVLVRITPPAVTLKADRVPLNLSLAIDRSGSMQGKKMHYAREAARFAVENLLPCDRISIVLFDDRIETLVPSTLATDKNTLLEKLRHVHSRGSTALHAGWVEGGVQVSQYLNPAQLNRVIVLSDGLANVGETRPDAIASDVHGLAQHGVSTTTLGIGDDYSEDLLAAMARSGDGNFFHIESAEQLPTIFETELSGLAATLGQRVSLGIKPNNGVTVMDVLNDFEQTDTRRYKLPNLMVGAPIQVVVRLQVPALSQSSELMQVRLAWDDAEQPGRQVLRAGLELPLVSPEQFSDFPANPAVQEQVALLMAARARREAVMYSDRGDYAAASMSLANARMEMAAMAPSEALLEEQSILEDLEADYQSGNVTSARKKAFSQSFNLSRSGKSKPRRSMDSK